One Epinephelus moara isolate mb chromosome 20, YSFRI_EMoa_1.0, whole genome shotgun sequence genomic window carries:
- the LOC126408109 gene encoding uncharacterized protein LOC126408109 encodes MHGLPCSSLGHCFGNPSDVNTDPVPAQEPSNSRQSRNSHRLPASDPIVSQPEALPCSPQEQQHKPSQRTVSCISEHSTRTMKVNGTNSNSIRRLQDTDDEPCFESPPACRSLSQSSEDDELEVEFSPELELNYPQIPRPSIIIRQPKESEFQETASDRSDGRETEDGGLSVCVRSPCQDVWEELSAGGYRGNESWGKAQGGVQGYKWDTVKNKSWHTHGGVGVVSHVFTTNDSRRPNPTLCGALDGLLCLCLYPGGGQWGQMVKQATSCSPRLHFVSVFGGCSRKKAAVDS; translated from the exons ATGCACGGACTACCTTGCTCCTCTCTGGGCCACTGTTTTGGTAATCCATCTGATGTTAACACTGATCCAGTACCTGCTCAGGAGCCAAGCAACTCCAGGCAAAGCAGAAATAGCCAcagacttccagcatcagacccAATTGTATCCCAACCAGAAGCCTTACCATGCAGCCcacaggagcagcagcacaaaCCGTCCCAGAGGACGGTCAGCTGTATCTCCGAACACTCCACCAGAACCATGAAAGTAAACGGTACCAACTCAAACTCCATCCGCCGCCTGCAGGACACAGATGACGAACCATGCTTTGAGTCACCTCCGGCCTGCCGTAGCCTCTCCCAGAGCTCAGAGGATGATGAGCTAGAGGTGGAGTTTAGTCCTGAGCTGGAGCTGAATTACCCTCAAATTCCTAGACCCTCCATTATAATCAGACAACCTAAG GAATCAGAATTCCAGGAAACTGCGTCTGACAGGTCGGATGGTAGGGAGACAGAGGATGGAGGGTTATCAG TTTGTGTTCGCTCACCTTGCCAGGATGTCTGGGAGGAGCTGAGTGCTGGCGGTTACCGTGGCAATGAGTCTTGGGGCAAAGCACAGGGAGGGGTTCAGGGCTACAAATGG GAtactgtgaaaaacaaatccTGGCACACtcatggtggagtgggtgtggtCAGCCATGTGTTCACAACCAATGACAGTCGGCGGCCCAACCCCACTCTGTGCGGAGCTCTGGATGGTCTGCTCTGTTTGTGCCTGTATCCTGGAGGAGGACAGTGGGGTCAGATGGTGAAGCAGGCCACCAGCTGCTCTCCTCGCCttcattttgtctctgtctttggaGGCTGTAGCAGGAAGAAGGCCGCCGTTGACTCATGA